The Babylonia areolata isolate BAREFJ2019XMU chromosome 22, ASM4173473v1, whole genome shotgun sequence genome contains a region encoding:
- the LOC143297308 gene encoding uncharacterized protein LOC143297308 — protein sequence MGTQEPRARVPLFLLVVVVNMATTSAAFNLNTCTEKNSGRYKWDGKPCGGFHVCVYGEQFHVFCSKGQRLDPTTYTCVEDYECYETHPKGRDSCNDWQYLGSQTTPGKYFHRQPGVGYVPRYCSHGLVFDTYICACNYPDGPGDQNHGDYHNGPTPKGHPPHASTKGPQKYSDNPNIHPYETHRPNSYRPNSYRPYPRSYRPYPRSYRRSYGPVYRSTYYPTYWPPYRHPYRANPYTPNTYNPDPYKPDPHNPGPHKPDPQKPDPHNPDPHHPAEKPKEPSASGYHTTEKPKTYRSRSARRRFSYYRRYVG from the exons ATGGGCACACAGGAGCCACGTGCCCGCGTGCCCCTTtttcttctggtggtggtggtcaacatGGCCACCACGTCGGCTGCCTTCAACCTCA atACGTGTACGGAGAAGAACAGTGGTCGGTACAAGTGGGACGGGAAGCCTTGCGGCGggttccacgtgtgtgtgtacggcgaGCAGTTCCACGTCTTCTGCAGCAAGGGACAACGCCTGGACCCCACCACCTACACCTGTGTGGAGGACTATGAGTGTTACGAAACCCACCCTAAAG GCAGAGACAGCTGTAATGACTGGCAGTACCTGGGCTCACAGACCACTCCAGGCAAGTACTTCCATAGGCAGCCAGGGGTGGGCTACGTGCCACGTTACTGTTCCCATGGGCTGGTGTTCGATACCTACATCTGTGCCTGCAACTATCCTGACG GGCCTGGGGACCAGAACCACGGCGACTACCACAATGGACCCACGCCAAAGGGTCACCCACCACATGCCTCAACAAAGGGACCCCAGAAGTATTCGGACAACCCCAACATTCATCCCTATGAAACCCACAGGCCCAACTCCTACAGGCCCAACTCCTACAGGCCGTACCCCCGCAGCTACAGGCCGTACCCCCGCAGCTACAGGCGATCTTACGGGCCAGTTTACAGGTCAACGTACTATCCAACGTACTGGCCCCCCTACAGGCACCCCTACAGGGCCAACCCCTACACTCCAAACACCTACAACCCTGACCCCTACAAGCCTGACCCCCATAACCCTGGCCCCCACAAGCCTGACCCCCAAAAGCCTGACCCCCACAaccctgacccccaccaccctgccGAAAAGCCCAAGGAGCCCTCTGCCAGTGGCTACCACACCACGGAAAAGCCCAAGACCTACAGGTCTAGGTCCGCCAGAAGAAGGTTTTCATATTACAGGCGCTATGTTGGTTAG
- the LOC143297310 gene encoding retinol dehydrogenase 7-like → MFIVLLVSGLLVVAAIQLFHWLQSRSTLPNLALHTRHVLVTGCDTGFGRRLVLRLDMMGCNVFAACLTESGSSDLAEKTSERVKTLLMDVTRDNDIVRALKVVEALLPEGEGLWAIVNNAGVFGPPGPAEMMTRKDFLGPLQVNLLGMTQVNRCFLPLVRRGQGRIVNTTSVVGRFALSPTPYVASKFAAVGYTDMLRRELSQQGITVHSIEPGAYNTNLLDDDTLHTALTTVFDAAPQHVQQVYGADYVPKMMSALSYMKRYMVSKNPEEVVDAYVHALTSQRPYLSYTVGANGLFFFWPLSLLPTRLADWLVSHLMSDQQP, encoded by the exons ATGTTCATCGTGCTGCTGGTGAGCGGCCTGCTGGTGGTGGCGGCCATCCAGCTGTTCCACTGGCTGCAGAGCAGATCCACCCTCCCCAACCTCGCCCTCCACACGCGCCACGTGCTCGTCACGGGCTGCGACACGGGCTTCGGCAGGCGCCTGGTGCTCCGATTGGACATGATGGGCTGCAACGTGTTCGCGGCCTGCCTGACCGAATCGGGCTCCAGCGATCTGGCGGAAAAGACGTCAGAGCGCGTGAAGACCCTGCTGATGGACGTGACCCGGGATAACGACATCGTGCGTGCCCTCAAGGTGGTGGAGGCACTGCTGCCTGAGGGTGAAG GTCTGTGGGCCATTGTCAACAACGCCGGGGTGTTCGGGCCGCCCGGCCCAGCGGAGATGATGACCCGGAAGGACTTCCTGGGGCCGCTGCAGGTCAACCTGCTGGGCATGACCCAGGTGAACCGCTGCTTCCTGCCCTTGGTGCGGCGGGGTCAAGGCCGTATCGTCAACACAACCAGCGTGGTGGGTCGCTTCGCCCTCAGCCCCACCCCCTACGTGGCCTCCAAGTTTGCTGCTGTGGGCTACACCGACATGCTGAG aCGGGAGCTGTCCCAGCAGGGGATAACGGTGCACTCTATAGAGCCCGGAGCCTACAACACCAATCTGCTGGATGATGACACCCTGCACACAGCCCTCACCACAGTCTTCGATGCCGCCCCTCAGCACGTGCAGCAAGTCTACGGGGCTGACTATGTGCCAAAAA TGATGTCCGCGCTGAGCTACATGAAGCGCTACATGGTCAGCAAAAACCCGGAAGAGGTGGTGGACGCCTACGTGCACGCGCTGACCTCCCAGCGCCCCTACCTCTCCTACACGGTGGGCGCCAacggcctcttcttcttctggcccCTGTCCCTGCTGCCCACCCGCCTGGCCGACTGGCTGGTCTCTCAcctgatgtctgaccagcagcccTGA